From the Pontiella agarivorans genome, one window contains:
- a CDS encoding alginate lyase family protein: protein MKINRPIFSLSRSILLGCLISSTAWTEKINFNADWRFLRQDVSGADSVEFDDRGWTQVSAPHTYNDTDTFDDFSPSGHRGEMNQWGGKTWYRKTFTVPADWNRKTVIIEFEAVRQLADIYCNGVKVGHCENGFVPFGADLSAHLKPGQENVIAVACDNSFVKDTDFGGDRKQVWHHFAGGAKLPWNNPHWHPAHGGIYRNVFLHVSEPLHLTQPLYNNMETVGTYVYALNPSRESAEIGVEAEVKNDTGSRQNFTVRSRVVDRDGQTVLTMESETALPAGDKTVVKNRGVLRNPELWEPKYPYLYTVETEIVQHGSVVDSNCVPFGVRWIEMSTDWGFSINGRHLKLQGWGMKSVDGWPGLGAANPDWMHYYTLEKITEAGGNFLRWGHTCGGPVHLKAADRLGIVTMQPGVDGEGDCEGHAWDIRLNAWRDVVIYFRNHPALLFWEGGNQSTSRKHAAALRKVVDKYDPYGGRAYGHRRANNVVMPFSSMSISTEGSGYIKSLPTVEGEYNREESPRRVWDRKTPPYENWHAIGSYDLTAEQYALNQLYHYEKISRLSHGGGANWIFADSTSGGRVETEVTRASGELDAMRLPKEAYHVCRVIFTDEPDLHLIGHWNYPEGTVKDIHVVADCDEISLQLNGKEIGRKQAVTAFWKPKKTKKAKGSANVAPTTWKHPMLFTFPGVTWEAGRLIAVGFKDGQEIGRHVLTTAGPAVALRLTPLTGPAGLLADGSDVAVFDVEAVDQNGNRCPTFIGRCDFKMTGPGIWRGGYNSGKEKSTNHTFLDLEAGINRVIIRSTREPGTIKLTAASEGLQSATATVEARFFDGTGGMSQVMPPIPEQGMLTSLPLPGPLPKAVKPAAENAKKKYRSVLIDDLSYSGPSGDARIVKAEPNGAMFTDQSMRFGTLPAGLAKGEQIRFPNADWNYSAVDLLQFNVKQDADVYVAHDVRLTEKMEWLKEYTDTGIMLTIGRHQWQLFRKTVKAGDSVLMGSNTESHGPECRMMTVFVVPSDQFDITAIETPRILEKAAKYLKEAPRTVTADRCERSAGGLHDFYSEGDYWWPNAKNPDGPYIRRDGESNPANFIAHRQSMIRLSDIMGTLTSAYLITGEEKYAAQAVAHLKAWFVDEGTRMNPNLLYGQAISGRYTGRSIGIIDTIHLVEVALSAKKLERSRSFAEADQQGVRHWFRDYLRWINTHEYGIKERKANNNHSVCWCMQAAAFAHLVGDEELLAAIREQFKTRYIPKMMDEKGGFPHELGRTKPYGYSLFMIDAMAGVAQLASIETDDLWNFEMADGRGMRLGMEFIIPYIQDKSRWPLKPDIMYWEEWPVRQPSLLMAGLHFGRSDYLEIWKGLDADPTNYEVLRNLPLRHPLLWISN from the coding sequence ATGAAAATAAACCGACCAATCTTTTCCTTATCGCGCAGCATCTTGCTGGGCTGCTTGATAAGTTCCACCGCCTGGACGGAAAAAATAAATTTTAATGCCGACTGGCGGTTTCTCCGACAGGACGTTTCCGGAGCGGATTCCGTGGAATTCGATGATCGCGGATGGACGCAGGTTTCGGCTCCGCATACGTATAATGACACCGATACGTTCGATGATTTTTCTCCGTCCGGACACCGCGGTGAAATGAATCAGTGGGGTGGAAAAACCTGGTACAGGAAAACGTTCACGGTTCCCGCAGACTGGAACCGAAAAACGGTGATTATCGAATTTGAAGCGGTTCGGCAACTGGCGGATATTTATTGCAATGGTGTGAAAGTCGGACATTGTGAAAACGGATTCGTTCCGTTTGGGGCAGACCTCAGTGCTCATCTGAAGCCGGGGCAGGAAAACGTCATTGCTGTGGCCTGTGACAACAGTTTTGTGAAAGACACCGATTTCGGTGGGGACCGAAAACAGGTTTGGCATCATTTTGCAGGCGGTGCAAAGCTGCCCTGGAATAATCCGCATTGGCACCCGGCGCACGGCGGAATTTATCGCAATGTATTTCTGCATGTCAGTGAACCGCTTCACCTGACCCAGCCGCTTTACAACAACATGGAAACGGTCGGTACGTATGTATATGCACTCAATCCGTCGCGGGAATCCGCGGAAATCGGTGTTGAGGCGGAAGTTAAAAATGATACCGGTTCGCGGCAGAACTTTACGGTTCGTAGCCGCGTGGTCGATCGTGATGGCCAGACCGTACTGACAATGGAGTCCGAAACCGCTCTTCCGGCCGGCGATAAGACGGTGGTGAAAAACCGCGGTGTGTTGAGGAACCCCGAACTTTGGGAACCGAAATATCCCTATCTGTATACAGTTGAAACGGAAATTGTTCAGCATGGCAGTGTGGTCGATTCCAACTGTGTTCCGTTTGGCGTGCGCTGGATTGAAATGTCCACGGACTGGGGGTTCAGTATTAACGGCCGGCATTTAAAACTGCAGGGGTGGGGAATGAAATCGGTTGATGGCTGGCCGGGGCTCGGTGCGGCTAATCCAGACTGGATGCATTACTATACGTTAGAGAAGATTACAGAAGCCGGGGGCAATTTTCTGCGCTGGGGCCATACCTGCGGCGGGCCGGTTCACCTGAAAGCGGCCGACCGTCTCGGTATTGTTACGATGCAGCCGGGAGTTGACGGAGAAGGGGATTGCGAGGGCCATGCCTGGGACATCCGTCTGAATGCATGGCGCGATGTGGTGATTTATTTCCGCAACCATCCGGCACTGCTTTTCTGGGAAGGCGGAAACCAGAGTACCTCCCGGAAACATGCGGCTGCACTGCGGAAGGTGGTGGATAAATATGATCCGTATGGCGGACGGGCCTATGGACACCGTCGTGCAAATAATGTGGTCATGCCGTTCAGTTCGATGTCGATCAGTACCGAAGGTTCCGGCTACATCAAATCGCTTCCGACGGTTGAGGGGGAATATAATCGCGAAGAATCTCCGCGCCGGGTCTGGGATCGTAAAACGCCGCCATATGAAAACTGGCATGCCATTGGCAGCTATGATCTGACGGCCGAACAGTATGCGCTCAATCAGCTTTATCACTATGAGAAAATATCCCGCCTTTCACACGGCGGCGGGGCAAACTGGATCTTTGCCGATTCAACCAGTGGAGGACGTGTTGAGACCGAAGTGACGCGGGCCAGCGGCGAACTCGATGCCATGCGTCTTCCGAAAGAGGCCTATCATGTCTGCCGGGTCATATTTACTGATGAACCCGACCTCCATCTGATCGGCCATTGGAACTATCCGGAAGGAACGGTTAAGGATATCCACGTTGTTGCCGACTGCGATGAGATCAGCCTGCAGTTGAACGGGAAAGAAATCGGTAGAAAACAGGCCGTAACCGCATTCTGGAAACCGAAAAAGACTAAGAAGGCAAAAGGTTCTGCTAATGTTGCACCCACAACATGGAAGCATCCCATGCTTTTCACTTTTCCGGGCGTGACCTGGGAAGCGGGCCGGCTGATTGCAGTCGGTTTCAAAGACGGTCAGGAAATCGGGCGTCATGTGCTGACGACGGCCGGTCCTGCGGTTGCATTACGCCTTACCCCGCTCACCGGCCCGGCCGGTCTGCTGGCTGATGGCAGTGATGTGGCGGTGTTCGATGTGGAAGCGGTAGATCAAAACGGGAACCGTTGTCCGACCTTTATCGGTCGCTGCGATTTTAAGATGACGGGGCCCGGCATCTGGCGCGGTGGGTATAACAGTGGAAAAGAAAAATCGACCAATCATACCTTCCTCGATCTGGAAGCAGGGATTAACCGCGTGATCATTCGGTCCACCCGTGAGCCGGGGACGATAAAGCTTACGGCAGCGTCTGAGGGGCTGCAGTCTGCAACTGCGACCGTGGAAGCCCGGTTTTTCGACGGCACAGGAGGGATGAGTCAGGTCATGCCGCCGATTCCAGAGCAGGGGATGCTGACGTCGCTTCCATTACCGGGTCCGCTTCCGAAAGCCGTAAAGCCGGCGGCTGAAAATGCGAAGAAAAAATACCGTTCCGTGTTGATTGATGATCTTTCTTATTCCGGACCATCCGGTGATGCGCGGATTGTAAAAGCTGAACCGAACGGGGCGATGTTTACGGACCAGAGTATGAGGTTCGGTACACTGCCCGCCGGTCTTGCCAAAGGGGAACAGATCCGTTTCCCGAATGCAGACTGGAATTATTCTGCCGTCGATCTGCTTCAATTTAATGTTAAACAGGATGCGGATGTTTATGTGGCGCACGATGTGCGCCTGACCGAAAAAATGGAGTGGCTGAAAGAATACACCGATACGGGTATAATGCTGACCATCGGCAGGCATCAGTGGCAGCTGTTCAGGAAAACGGTGAAGGCGGGCGATTCGGTGCTGATGGGCAGCAATACAGAGAGCCATGGACCGGAATGCCGGATGATGACTGTGTTTGTTGTGCCTTCCGATCAGTTTGATATTACGGCAATTGAAACGCCGCGTATTTTGGAAAAGGCGGCAAAATATCTGAAAGAGGCTCCACGGACGGTAACCGCCGACCGTTGCGAACGCAGTGCCGGCGGGCTGCACGATTTTTATTCGGAGGGTGATTATTGGTGGCCCAATGCGAAAAATCCGGACGGCCCTTATATTCGACGTGATGGCGAAAGTAATCCGGCCAACTTTATTGCCCACCGCCAGTCGATGATTCGGCTCAGTGATATCATGGGTACCTTGACATCTGCCTATCTGATTACCGGGGAGGAAAAATATGCTGCTCAGGCGGTTGCTCACCTGAAGGCCTGGTTTGTTGATGAGGGGACACGAATGAACCCGAATCTTCTCTATGGTCAGGCGATTTCCGGCCGTTATACCGGCCGCAGTATCGGCATCATCGACACGATCCACCTTGTGGAAGTGGCGCTCAGTGCCAAAAAGCTGGAAAGATCCAGATCTTTTGCAGAAGCGGATCAGCAAGGGGTCAGGCACTGGTTTCGCGACTATCTTCGTTGGATCAATACGCATGAATACGGGATAAAAGAGCGCAAAGCCAATAATAACCACAGTGTTTGCTGGTGTATGCAGGCCGCAGCTTTTGCTCATTTGGTGGGCGATGAAGAACTGCTTGCCGCTATTCGTGAACAGTTTAAAACCCGTTACATCCCGAAAATGATGGATGAGAAAGGCGGCTTCCCGCATGAGCTGGGGCGAACCAAACCTTATGGCTATTCGCTGTTTATGATCGATGCTATGGCGGGAGTTGCGCAGCTGGCCTCTATTGAAACGGATGATCTCTGGAATTTTGAGATGGCGGACGGGCGGGGCATGAGGCTCGGTATGGAGTTTATTATACCCTACATTCAGGATAAGAGCCGCTGGCCTTTGAAACCGGATATTATGTATTGGGAGGAGTGGCCGGTACGGCAGCCGTCCCTGCTGATGGCCGGCTTGCACTTCGGCCGTTCGGATTACCTGGAGATATGGAAAGGGCTTGATGCGGATCCGACAAATTATGAAGTGCTGCGGAATCTGCCGCTGCGTCATCCACTGCTGTGGATTTCAAACTGA
- a CDS encoding glycoside hydrolase family 95 protein, whose protein sequence is MNNLKMLFLLPVFIGIQLSHAADFKLWYDRPAKEWMAGLPLGNGRLMAVVQGGIEKETIQLNDDTMWTGQPVQRDKPGAYKYLDEARRLMFEGRYFEGERVVQNHMQGLVLAMGMSTYQTSGDLKLNFRHGGKATDYRRELDLSTGIASVRYTIDDATYTREVFVSPVDQALVVHLTCDKPGKLSVDVELDRSRAGIERLAPDRLSMTGVAKPKTNPGWIGVSFETQVQVENTGGTLGESKNGIRVEGADEITLRLVTSTDYRGEDPNTVCETRLADVGQKPFSNLRKDHVEEHRRLFNRVDLNLGEAPDLPTDKRLAAFRNGAKDPSLVALYFQFGRYLLISSSRPGSMCVNLWGKWVNSLEPAYDADYHININIQMNYWLAEICNLSECHEPFFDLLDNLRPRGRITARETYGARGFTAGYATDAWYFTSQIGNAPYGVWPMAPAWMCNHLWQHYLYGGDLQYLENRSYPIMKEACQFFLDYLVEDPTTGYMVSGPSTSPENRFKDPSTGKSVSLSMAPSMDTQLITDLFSNTIEAGRVLKKDRKFRRKLEKMKARLMPMQIGEDGRLLEWAKPFKEQNKGHRHISHLWGLCPGNLITENTPEFFDAARRSLDVRVENGAADSPEYQGIAAWVLCAYTRLHDGEKAYGLLNHILTKSSWNNLFAVGERGRTREMFETDVNFGATSAIAEMLVQSHDGFIQLLPALPAALSDGTVKGLCAQGGFEVSMDWNNGVLNEVSVKSLNGNICALKYGEKLIEFETVEGKSYRFDSRLENIK, encoded by the coding sequence ATGAATAATTTAAAAATGCTGTTTTTGCTGCCGGTTTTTATCGGCATTCAACTCTCACATGCCGCTGATTTTAAACTCTGGTATGACCGGCCGGCAAAGGAGTGGATGGCCGGTTTGCCGCTGGGGAACGGCCGGTTGATGGCTGTGGTGCAGGGTGGAATTGAAAAAGAAACCATTCAGCTGAATGACGATACCATGTGGACGGGTCAGCCGGTTCAGCGCGATAAACCCGGGGCATATAAATATCTGGATGAAGCACGCCGTTTGATGTTTGAAGGGCGTTATTTTGAAGGGGAGCGGGTGGTCCAGAATCATATGCAGGGCCTTGTGCTTGCAATGGGCATGAGCACCTATCAAACCTCCGGCGATTTAAAACTGAATTTCCGCCATGGCGGTAAAGCAACGGATTACCGTCGGGAGCTGGATCTCAGTACAGGAATTGCCAGTGTTCGTTATACCATTGACGATGCAACCTATACTCGCGAAGTATTTGTCAGTCCGGTCGATCAGGCGCTGGTCGTCCATTTGACGTGTGACAAACCCGGGAAGCTTTCGGTGGATGTTGAGCTGGATCGTTCGCGCGCCGGCATCGAACGTTTGGCTCCGGATCGTTTGTCGATGACCGGCGTTGCCAAACCTAAAACCAATCCAGGCTGGATTGGTGTATCTTTTGAAACGCAGGTGCAGGTTGAAAATACGGGCGGTACGCTGGGCGAAAGCAAAAATGGAATCCGTGTGGAAGGTGCAGATGAAATTACGCTGCGTCTGGTCACTTCGACCGACTATCGCGGTGAGGATCCAAACACGGTCTGTGAAACGCGCCTGGCGGACGTTGGGCAGAAGCCGTTTTCCAACCTTCGGAAAGATCATGTTGAAGAACATCGCCGGCTGTTCAATCGGGTGGATTTGAATTTGGGCGAAGCACCTGATCTGCCGACCGATAAGCGGCTCGCGGCGTTCCGCAACGGGGCAAAGGATCCGTCGCTGGTGGCTCTTTATTTTCAATTTGGTCGTTATCTTTTGATCAGCAGTTCCCGTCCGGGTTCGATGTGTGTCAACCTGTGGGGTAAATGGGTGAACAGTCTGGAGCCGGCCTACGATGCGGACTATCACATCAATATCAATATTCAGATGAACTACTGGCTCGCGGAAATATGCAACCTGTCCGAGTGCCATGAGCCGTTTTTCGATCTGCTCGATAATCTGCGTCCCCGAGGCCGCATTACGGCCCGAGAAACATACGGGGCCCGTGGTTTTACTGCGGGCTATGCAACCGATGCCTGGTATTTTACCAGTCAGATCGGGAATGCTCCATATGGGGTGTGGCCGATGGCGCCGGCGTGGATGTGCAACCATCTCTGGCAGCATTATCTCTATGGGGGGGATTTACAGTATTTGGAAAATCGCAGTTATCCGATCATGAAAGAAGCCTGCCAGTTCTTCCTCGATTATCTGGTGGAAGATCCAACGACGGGATATATGGTTTCGGGGCCGTCCACTTCGCCGGAAAACCGGTTCAAAGATCCGTCTACGGGCAAATCGGTTTCGCTTTCCATGGCACCTTCCATGGATACGCAACTGATTACCGATCTTTTCAGCAATACGATTGAAGCCGGCAGGGTATTGAAAAAAGACCGAAAGTTCCGTCGCAAGCTTGAAAAAATGAAGGCGCGTTTAATGCCGATGCAGATTGGAGAAGACGGTCGGCTGCTCGAATGGGCCAAGCCCTTTAAGGAGCAGAACAAAGGTCATCGGCATATTTCCCATTTGTGGGGACTTTGTCCGGGCAATCTGATTACAGAAAATACACCGGAGTTTTTTGATGCGGCGCGCAGATCATTGGATGTCCGGGTGGAAAATGGCGCAGCGGATTCACCGGAATATCAGGGTATCGCTGCCTGGGTTCTGTGTGCCTATACCCGTCTGCATGATGGTGAAAAAGCGTATGGATTGTTGAATCATATTTTGACAAAAAGTTCCTGGAATAATCTGTTTGCTGTCGGTGAGCGGGGCCGTACCCGTGAGATGTTTGAAACCGATGTGAACTTCGGGGCCACCTCGGCCATTGCCGAAATGCTGGTGCAAAGTCATGATGGATTCATTCAGCTGCTTCCGGCTCTTCCTGCAGCATTATCGGACGGCACGGTGAAAGGGTTGTGCGCACAGGGAGGATTTGAAGTTTCCATGGATTGGAATAACGGCGTGCTGAATGAAGTTTCCGTGAAGTCTCTGAACGGTAATATCTGTGCATTGAAATATGGTGAAAAATTGATCGAATTCGAAACCGTGGAGGGGAAGAGTTATCGGTTTGATTCTAGACTGGAGAACATCAAATGA
- a CDS encoding arylsulfatase, with the protein MKKKWVLWAILIAAGLASAVTKPNVILIMADDLGSGMLSCYGQKIVKTPNIDRLAAEGMRFNNYYGSTYCAPSRWTLSTGMHDGRIGGWGSNKAGLPILRDSGKITEEEYQKRFAQMKKDAFPIAENEVFLGQIGQKAGYKTAQFGKLDNGFLTWHERVKRYGWDDYDGFYDHQRCHGYYPPYLWHNGERYELPGNTDPACGKYLEVDDLPAGSGGETHSQILMIGKVLEYIREHKDTPFFLYHPTQLPHGEIGIPEVHPDFVNDKRLTYEEKKYASMVKMLDDHVGLIMTELKELGMDENTIVFFTADNGHCAYYSDVYTGFKNQKLDDGTTFDLGDNKWRSHGDVFNGGGGLAGAKRSGFQGGILCPMFVRWPGKIKPGTETDLLSTHYDFMATLADLGGVSVPNGKDSISYLPTLLGEPQKQKHDFIVIQNKRFYMGSSTVIDSKGWKLIEVGGKARDQYQLYNILDDKMETKELSSEYPEKVEALKKTLYREVGSERPDL; encoded by the coding sequence ATGAAGAAAAAATGGGTACTGTGGGCCATTCTTATCGCGGCGGGTCTGGCATCGGCCGTAACCAAACCGAATGTAATTCTCATTATGGCCGATGATCTTGGATCGGGTATGTTGAGTTGCTATGGCCAGAAAATTGTAAAAACGCCGAATATTGATCGCTTGGCGGCGGAGGGTATGCGGTTTAATAACTATTATGGATCGACCTATTGTGCGCCGTCGCGCTGGACGTTGTCGACCGGCATGCATGATGGTCGCATCGGCGGATGGGGGTCCAATAAAGCCGGGCTTCCGATTCTGCGCGATTCGGGAAAAATTACCGAAGAAGAATATCAGAAACGCTTTGCCCAGATGAAAAAGGATGCATTTCCCATTGCTGAAAATGAGGTTTTCCTTGGTCAAATCGGGCAGAAGGCCGGGTATAAAACCGCCCAGTTTGGTAAACTTGATAATGGATTCCTGACCTGGCATGAGCGGGTGAAACGTTATGGCTGGGATGATTATGACGGGTTTTACGATCACCAGCGCTGTCACGGATATTACCCGCCATACCTCTGGCACAATGGCGAGCGCTATGAACTGCCGGGCAACACCGATCCTGCATGCGGGAAATATTTGGAGGTGGATGATCTTCCCGCGGGGAGCGGTGGCGAAACCCATTCGCAGATTCTGATGATCGGAAAGGTGCTGGAATATATCCGTGAACATAAAGATACTCCTTTCTTCCTCTACCATCCCACGCAACTTCCGCACGGCGAAATCGGCATTCCCGAAGTTCATCCCGATTTCGTGAATGACAAGCGTCTGACCTATGAAGAAAAAAAATATGCTTCAATGGTCAAAATGCTGGATGATCATGTCGGTCTGATCATGACTGAACTTAAAGAGCTGGGAATGGATGAGAATACCATTGTGTTCTTCACCGCCGATAACGGACATTGTGCCTATTACAGCGATGTGTACACAGGGTTCAAAAATCAAAAGCTTGATGATGGAACCACCTTTGATTTAGGCGACAACAAATGGCGCAGCCACGGGGATGTGTTTAACGGCGGTGGCGGTCTTGCCGGCGCAAAACGGAGCGGCTTTCAAGGTGGAATTCTTTGCCCGATGTTTGTGCGGTGGCCCGGAAAAATTAAGCCGGGTACGGAGACGGATTTGCTGAGCACGCACTACGATTTTATGGCTACGCTGGCCGATCTCGGCGGAGTATCGGTTCCAAACGGGAAAGACAGTATTTCCTATCTTCCGACGTTGCTGGGTGAGCCGCAGAAGCAGAAGCATGATTTTATTGTGATTCAGAATAAGCGGTTTTATATGGGCAGCAGTACGGTGATTGATTCCAAGGGCTGGAAACTGATTGAGGTCGGCGGGAAAGCACGGGATCAATATCAGCTCTATAATATTCTGGACGATAAGATGGAGACGAAAGAGCTTTCTTCGGAATATCCTGAAAAGGTGGAGGCGTTGAAAAAGACCTTGTATCGCGAAGTGGGATCTGAGCGTCCGGACCTTTGA
- a CDS encoding arylsulfatase, with protein sequence MKRNLLWATVCLLACGAHAAQNPQDKPNVIVIVTDDQGYGDLSCHGNPWLKTPELDRLHDDSVRLTDFHVDPTCAPTRAALMTGRYSARTGVWLTYGSRHHLRKDEVTMADVFKANGYRTAIFGKWHLGDNYPFRPTDRGFDEALIHGGGVVAETPDYWDNNYYDDTYFRNNKPEKVKGYCTEVWTDETIRFVTENKDRPFFCYLAYNAPHGPLHVPEKYRKPYEAEQGKRRAAFYGMIGCIDEHIGRLRETLNELSLERDTIVVFLNDNGTNGGAGIDGDGRNGWVKDGFNAGMRGRKTSRYEGGHRAACFIHWPAGGLDGGRDVNGVTAQIDLLPTFVDLCGLQFKEKLPLDGISLAGFLKSGRVPVNRTVVVHDQGRFGHPVEDGLLIKYKDYSVMQGNWRLVGNELYDIHADPSQRTDIAALHPEKAEQLKAAYESWWNSVSVKGDEYNPFIIDPAKQQTVLISSQNLLGGNVAYSQRSVRKGEGGEYGWTFIDVEKPGKYQISLRRWPRESGLAIRAEAPKYPMNPSTHMMSKTPCKVFEVERARLQIGDFDQVVPVNEMDEEAIFNVELSKGEQRIQTWFLMADGDSRAAYYTYIEPVSSAY encoded by the coding sequence ATGAAACGAAATCTTTTATGGGCGACCGTCTGTCTGCTGGCTTGCGGTGCACATGCTGCACAGAACCCGCAGGATAAACCGAATGTGATTGTCATCGTGACGGATGATCAGGGATATGGTGATTTGTCGTGTCACGGGAATCCGTGGTTGAAAACCCCGGAGCTGGATCGGCTGCATGATGACAGTGTAAGGCTGACTGATTTCCATGTTGATCCCACCTGCGCGCCGACGCGGGCGGCTTTGATGACCGGGCGGTATTCCGCCCGAACCGGGGTGTGGCTTACCTATGGAAGCCGTCATCATCTGCGTAAAGATGAAGTCACGATGGCGGATGTCTTTAAAGCCAATGGATACCGAACAGCGATTTTCGGAAAATGGCATCTGGGCGATAACTATCCGTTCCGGCCAACCGATCGCGGCTTTGATGAGGCACTGATTCATGGGGGCGGCGTGGTTGCAGAAACGCCCGATTATTGGGATAATAATTATTATGACGATACGTATTTCAGGAATAATAAACCGGAAAAAGTGAAGGGCTATTGCACGGAAGTCTGGACGGATGAAACGATTCGGTTTGTGACGGAAAATAAGGACCGTCCGTTTTTCTGCTATCTTGCGTATAACGCGCCGCACGGGCCGTTGCATGTGCCTGAAAAATATCGAAAACCATATGAAGCGGAACAGGGGAAAAGGCGCGCGGCTTTTTATGGCATGATTGGGTGTATTGATGAACATATCGGTCGGTTGCGTGAAACGCTGAATGAACTCTCGCTGGAACGGGATACGATTGTGGTCTTTTTGAACGATAATGGAACCAACGGCGGTGCGGGAATTGATGGGGACGGGCGTAACGGCTGGGTTAAGGATGGATTCAATGCGGGGATGCGCGGCCGGAAAACATCGCGCTACGAGGGCGGACACCGAGCGGCCTGCTTTATTCACTGGCCTGCAGGAGGATTGGACGGCGGACGGGATGTGAACGGTGTGACGGCTCAGATTGATCTGCTTCCCACATTTGTGGATCTCTGCGGTCTTCAGTTTAAGGAAAAACTCCCGTTGGACGGGATTTCGCTGGCCGGTTTTCTGAAGTCGGGCAGGGTACCGGTGAACCGGACGGTGGTTGTGCATGATCAGGGCCGATTCGGCCACCCAGTTGAAGACGGTCTGCTGATTAAGTATAAAGACTATTCCGTGATGCAGGGGAACTGGCGTCTGGTTGGTAATGAACTGTATGACATTCATGCCGATCCATCGCAGCGTACAGATATCGCGGCGTTGCATCCTGAAAAGGCGGAGCAGCTGAAAGCTGCTTATGAGTCGTGGTGGAACAGTGTTTCCGTAAAGGGGGATGAATACAACCCGTTCATTATTGATCCTGCAAAACAGCAGACCGTGCTGATCTCCTCGCAGAATCTGCTGGGCGGCAACGTGGCCTATAGTCAGCGTTCCGTTCGTAAAGGAGAGGGCGGGGAATATGGCTGGACATTTATTGATGTGGAGAAGCCCGGAAAATATCAGATTTCGCTGCGCCGCTGGCCGCGCGAATCGGGATTGGCGATTCGGGCCGAGGCTCCGAAGTATCCGATGAACCCTTCCACCCACATGATGTCGAAAACGCCCTGCAAGGTGTTTGAGGTGGAGCGTGCCCGACTGCAGATTGGCGATTTTGACCAGGTTGTGCCGGTGAATGAAATGGACGAGGAAGCGATATTTAATGTGGAACTGTCGAAAGGTGAACAGCGCATTCAGACGTGGTTTCTGATGGCTGACGGTGACTCGCGTGCCGCATATTATACTTATATTGAGCCTGTTTCTTCCGCGTATTGA